A region from the Tigriopus californicus strain San Diego chromosome 9, Tcal_SD_v2.1, whole genome shotgun sequence genome encodes:
- the LOC131886964 gene encoding sodium- and chloride-dependent GABA transporter 1-like isoform X1, with protein sequence MVIITEKEALTKPINFILKKTRNPCDAKAASNAHPGSPSSGEGKEAAIDVEIQDGGMNRLEAAGGSEPERGTWGSNLDFAMSCIAYAVGLGNVWRFPYLCFKNGGGAFLIPYFIAMLTCGIPLFLLEVSVGQYLGVGGMSVVGQLCPIFKGVGYAALMMVFLENVYYIVIVAWTLFYILNTMYSLGSGLPWSSCGKGNYSWMDGSWAQDNCFNPEGDVPYNQSEPFLLHGYSEKDTQTPVEAYWNNYVLQISGGIDEVGSIRWELAGYLLLAWLGAYLVVWKGLHGSGKILWFSAMFPYAILTILAIKALTLEGAVDGINYLFTPDWNRLTMSECWIDGGTQIFYSYGVGIGALLALGSYNKFNHNCYRDTFVVCSINTFTSFYAAVIIFSILGFMAHEKGVEIADVVKSGPGLAFLVFPEVVLQLTPSAFWSLLFFMMLLALGFDSQFCILESLIVGLVDNWPDYLRPRRLKFTTVMVLFMFVLGLPMITNGGVYVFQLMDFYAASGMSLLWATFFQTFAICYCFGAKKLYTCIEHMTGQKISWYFYLCWMVISPAFMMFIFIFYFAKYTPIKYANTYEYPKWGEVLGFIISSSSMIWVPGYAVYYLWITPGTWNERLRKGITPVIKPRSDAISAIHHGKLFPDDDDAEVELKLVSSEEDKSNNAV encoded by the exons ATGGTGATCATTACCGAGAAAGAGGCCTTGACCAAGCCCATCAACTTCATCCTGAAGAAAACCCGGAACCCCTGCGATGCCAAGGCCGCCTCTAATGCCCATCCTGGTTCGCCCTCATCGGGCGAAGGAAAAGAGGCCGCAATTGATGTTGAAATACAAGATGGAGGGATGAACCGTCTGGAGGCAGCAGGAGGATCCGAACCCGAGCGAGGCACTTGGGGATCGAACCTGGACTTTGCCATGTCTTGCATTGCTTATGCGGTGGGATTGGGAAATGTCTGGAGATTTCCCTATTTATGCTTCAAGAATGGCGGGG GTGCGTTCCTCATCCCTTACTTTATTGCCATGCTCACTTGTGGTATTCCCTTGTTTCTGCTGGAGGTATCGGTAGGACAGTATTTGGGAGTGGGTGGAATGAGCGTGGTGGGACAACTCTGTCCCATCTTCAAAGGTGTTGGATATGCAGCTTTGATGATGGTGTTCCTTGAGAACGTTTACTACATTGTCATCGTGGCTTGGACTCTGTTTTACATCCTGAACACCATGTATTCACTGGGATCCGGATTACCTTGGAGCAGTTGTGGAAAAGGAA ATTACTCTTGGATGG ACGGATCCTGGGCCCAAGACAATTGCTTTAATCCGGAAGGAGATGTTCCCTATAACCAATCTGAGCCCTTCCTGCTTCACGGTTACTCTGAGAAGGATACTCAAACACCAGTTGAAGCTTATTGGAA CAACTATGTGCTCCAAATCAGTGGTGGTATTGATGAAGTGGGAAGCATTCGTTGGGAACTGGCGGGTTACCTCCTTCTGGCTTGGCTTGGAGCTTACCTCGTGGTTTGGAAAGGGCTTCATGGTTCGGGAAAG ATCCTGTGGTTCTCTGCCATGTTTCCTTATGCCATTCTCACCATCCTGGCCATCAAGGCTTTGACCTTGGAAGGAGCCGTCGATGGTATTAATTATCTGTTCACCCCCGACTGGAACCGATTAACTATGAGCGAATGCTGGATCGACGGAGGGACTCAGATCTTCTACTCGTACGGAGTTGGCATTGGTGCGTTGTTAGCCCTGGGCTCCTACAACAAATTCAATCACAACTGCTACCG GGATACATTCGTGGTCTGCTCCATCAACACGTTTACGTCGTTTTACGCCGCGGTCATCATCTTCTCCATTTTGGGATTTATGGCTCACGAGAAAGGTGTTGAGATTGCTGATGTCGTTAAAAGTGGTCCTGGTTTGGCTTTTCTGGTTTTCCCTGAG GTCGTGCTCCAATTGACACCTTCGGCATTCTGGTCGCTGCTATTCTTTATGATGCTCTTGGCTTTGGGATTTGACTCTCAATTCTGCATCTTGGAGTCTTTGATTGTGGGTTTGGTTGATAACTGGCCGGATTATCTTCGCCCAAGACGACTCAAGTTCACCACAGTTATGGTGCTCTTCATGTTTGTTCTCGGTCTTCCCATGATCACGAAC ggcGGTGTCTATGTATTCCAATTGATGGATTTCTACGCCGCCAGTGGGATGTCCCTGCTTTGGGCCACTTTCTTCCAGACGTTTGCTATCTGTTACTGCTTTGGAGCTAAGAAACTGTACACATGCATTGAACACATGACTGGGCAAAAGATCAGTTGGTATTTCTACTTGTGTTGGATGGTGATCTCACCCGCGTTCATGATG TTTATCTTCATCTTCTACTTTGCGAAGTACACCCCCATCAAATACGCAAACACCTACGAATATCCCAAATGGGGTGAGGTCTTGGGCTTCATCATCTCGTCCTCGTCGATGATCTGGGTCCCAGGATATGCTGTCTACTACTTGTGGATTACTCCGGGAACGTGGAACGAACGCCTAAGGAAAGGGATCACTCCGGTGATTAAACCTCGATCGGATGCTATTTCGGCCATCCATCATGGGAAGCTTTTCCCAGATGACGATGACGCTGAAGTCGAGCTGAAACTCGTGTCTTCGGAGGAAGACAAGTCCAACAATGCAGTTTAA
- the LOC131886964 gene encoding sodium- and chloride-dependent GABA transporter 1-like isoform X2, which yields MVIITEKEALTKPINFILKKTRNPCDAKAASNAHPGSPSSGEGKEAAIDVEIQDGGMNRLEAAGGSEPERGTWGSNLDFAMSCIAYAVGLGNVWRFPYLCFKNGGGAFLIPYFIAMLTCGIPLFLLEVSVGQYLGVGGMSVVGQLCPIFKGVGYAALMMVFLENVYYIVIVAWTLFYILNTMYSLGSGLPWSSCGKGNGSWAQDNCFNPEGDVPYNQSEPFLLHGYSEKDTQTPVEAYWNNYVLQISGGIDEVGSIRWELAGYLLLAWLGAYLVVWKGLHGSGKILWFSAMFPYAILTILAIKALTLEGAVDGINYLFTPDWNRLTMSECWIDGGTQIFYSYGVGIGALLALGSYNKFNHNCYRDTFVVCSINTFTSFYAAVIIFSILGFMAHEKGVEIADVVKSGPGLAFLVFPEVVLQLTPSAFWSLLFFMMLLALGFDSQFCILESLIVGLVDNWPDYLRPRRLKFTTVMVLFMFVLGLPMITNGGVYVFQLMDFYAASGMSLLWATFFQTFAICYCFGAKKLYTCIEHMTGQKISWYFYLCWMVISPAFMMFIFIFYFAKYTPIKYANTYEYPKWGEVLGFIISSSSMIWVPGYAVYYLWITPGTWNERLRKGITPVIKPRSDAISAIHHGKLFPDDDDAEVELKLVSSEEDKSNNAV from the exons ATGGTGATCATTACCGAGAAAGAGGCCTTGACCAAGCCCATCAACTTCATCCTGAAGAAAACCCGGAACCCCTGCGATGCCAAGGCCGCCTCTAATGCCCATCCTGGTTCGCCCTCATCGGGCGAAGGAAAAGAGGCCGCAATTGATGTTGAAATACAAGATGGAGGGATGAACCGTCTGGAGGCAGCAGGAGGATCCGAACCCGAGCGAGGCACTTGGGGATCGAACCTGGACTTTGCCATGTCTTGCATTGCTTATGCGGTGGGATTGGGAAATGTCTGGAGATTTCCCTATTTATGCTTCAAGAATGGCGGGG GTGCGTTCCTCATCCCTTACTTTATTGCCATGCTCACTTGTGGTATTCCCTTGTTTCTGCTGGAGGTATCGGTAGGACAGTATTTGGGAGTGGGTGGAATGAGCGTGGTGGGACAACTCTGTCCCATCTTCAAAGGTGTTGGATATGCAGCTTTGATGATGGTGTTCCTTGAGAACGTTTACTACATTGTCATCGTGGCTTGGACTCTGTTTTACATCCTGAACACCATGTATTCACTGGGATCCGGATTACCTTGGAGCAGTTGTGGAAAAGGAA ACGGATCCTGGGCCCAAGACAATTGCTTTAATCCGGAAGGAGATGTTCCCTATAACCAATCTGAGCCCTTCCTGCTTCACGGTTACTCTGAGAAGGATACTCAAACACCAGTTGAAGCTTATTGGAA CAACTATGTGCTCCAAATCAGTGGTGGTATTGATGAAGTGGGAAGCATTCGTTGGGAACTGGCGGGTTACCTCCTTCTGGCTTGGCTTGGAGCTTACCTCGTGGTTTGGAAAGGGCTTCATGGTTCGGGAAAG ATCCTGTGGTTCTCTGCCATGTTTCCTTATGCCATTCTCACCATCCTGGCCATCAAGGCTTTGACCTTGGAAGGAGCCGTCGATGGTATTAATTATCTGTTCACCCCCGACTGGAACCGATTAACTATGAGCGAATGCTGGATCGACGGAGGGACTCAGATCTTCTACTCGTACGGAGTTGGCATTGGTGCGTTGTTAGCCCTGGGCTCCTACAACAAATTCAATCACAACTGCTACCG GGATACATTCGTGGTCTGCTCCATCAACACGTTTACGTCGTTTTACGCCGCGGTCATCATCTTCTCCATTTTGGGATTTATGGCTCACGAGAAAGGTGTTGAGATTGCTGATGTCGTTAAAAGTGGTCCTGGTTTGGCTTTTCTGGTTTTCCCTGAG GTCGTGCTCCAATTGACACCTTCGGCATTCTGGTCGCTGCTATTCTTTATGATGCTCTTGGCTTTGGGATTTGACTCTCAATTCTGCATCTTGGAGTCTTTGATTGTGGGTTTGGTTGATAACTGGCCGGATTATCTTCGCCCAAGACGACTCAAGTTCACCACAGTTATGGTGCTCTTCATGTTTGTTCTCGGTCTTCCCATGATCACGAAC ggcGGTGTCTATGTATTCCAATTGATGGATTTCTACGCCGCCAGTGGGATGTCCCTGCTTTGGGCCACTTTCTTCCAGACGTTTGCTATCTGTTACTGCTTTGGAGCTAAGAAACTGTACACATGCATTGAACACATGACTGGGCAAAAGATCAGTTGGTATTTCTACTTGTGTTGGATGGTGATCTCACCCGCGTTCATGATG TTTATCTTCATCTTCTACTTTGCGAAGTACACCCCCATCAAATACGCAAACACCTACGAATATCCCAAATGGGGTGAGGTCTTGGGCTTCATCATCTCGTCCTCGTCGATGATCTGGGTCCCAGGATATGCTGTCTACTACTTGTGGATTACTCCGGGAACGTGGAACGAACGCCTAAGGAAAGGGATCACTCCGGTGATTAAACCTCGATCGGATGCTATTTCGGCCATCCATCATGGGAAGCTTTTCCCAGATGACGATGACGCTGAAGTCGAGCTGAAACTCGTGTCTTCGGAGGAAGACAAGTCCAACAATGCAGTTTAA